The Gossypium hirsutum isolate 1008001.06 chromosome A03, Gossypium_hirsutum_v2.1, whole genome shotgun sequence genome contains the following window.
TTCCCTTAGAAGACATCTCCCCATCCCAAACAAGGGCGATGAAAACAATCTTGATTTATTCCCTCACGACCTTATCACCCCTCACAACTATGTAGGTGACCTCAACTTGCACGATAGGATCCTCCACCTTATTTTTACTTGGATAGTGTCTCCTACCAACAAGCACTTCAGATTTCGTAATTCAAATGATTGGATGTGGCATTGATTTCGTACAAACCATCACCTTAACTTTGTCTCAATCATTTTTCTTAACATTGTCGAGATTGTCTGTCTTCCGGTGTTTAGCAACAAAACTCTCCTCTCTCATATTTTCGAGCCCTTAAGTTAAACATTAATGTTAACCTCAGTCGAGCCATTTCTTCCTATCTCGATATGTTAGTAGCTCATAGTTGTGGTTGGATCAATTGTGATGACGAATGAATTTGCAATCCTGAGTGGACTCATCAAGCTCAACAAGTAGTCGCTGGTCATCAGGGGAAAGACATGTAAGAAGAAGATGCTCCTCAACAAATGAATATTCTTGCTTTGGCACCTCTTTCATCCCCTCATATCCTCGTTCTTCTTGATGCGGTACATGAGTTGTCATTGTGTGTTAATGCTTATTTTGATGCATTAACAACCTATGTTAGTAATTGGTACAATATTTTGGATGAGCGCATCTCGATCTTGCCTCTTGATGCCCTTTGCCTCCGGACGCCTAATTTATTTTATTGGCTTAAAACTTTCCTAGTTGTTTGATTGGGATATTTGCTACTTAACTTGCTTTTGTCTTCttttatttctactttggatgatattttctatgtttttattgTTTGACGCATGATCTTTTGGGTGCCTCTTATTTGCTAATATGCTTTGGTTGTATCATGTGTTTTTACTTCatttctttctcatttccatgtgcttatttgcattattttattatattttatatccttTTCTCATGGTCTATCTACTCTTTTAAATCTCCCTTACTTTTTCAAATGTATAATTCTTTTTTGTATTACAAAATGGggagaagaaaaagtaaaatttacAAGTGAAAATATCTTTATACAAgctatatggattaaaacataaaataatagtttttCAACTAATTCTAAAAAATGCTTTCACTATTAGAGTTAAAAATCAATTCATAACTTTTGTAAAATGTCTTCATCAAATATTTTTGAGGAAGCTTAACTTGAAAATAATGTTTGAGTAAGGAGGAGTTAGCAAATTTTTTCAATgattttgttatatttaaaaATGGAGGATTGTTAGCCGTAGTTTTTCAAAAGTTTTGATATAATAAAGTTATGATAAATTCTCCTTAATCAAATTTGCAATCAATTGTAATAAgcttttgtaaaattatttttaagtttttacaaactcatcaaatgataaattttataagaTGTTTTTGAAAAATACTGATTCAAGTCAAAATTTACAACTTTGGGACACTTCTACCAATAGAAGTGTATAGAAGTATCAGTAGAACCAAGACAGAGAGCACATCAAGAAATCATTTAGACTTCTATCGATACTTGGGGGCCCTTCTATTGATAAATCCCTAGTTGTATCGATACTTGGGAGGAGTTCTATCGGTAGAAGTAAGTTATAGAGCATTCCAAGCAAAGTCTTAGATTTCTACTGATACTTAGGAGGACTTTTACGGATACAAATAAGTCAGTAAGCAATTTTGAGATTTCCTGACACCTTCTACCAATACAACTATTGATGCAAGTCTAAACGGTTGAAGCCCTCAGACTTTTACTGATACATCAGGCTCCAACAGTCATAATTTTGAAGATTACTACCGGCACAAGTCCACTTGTATCGATACAAGTGGTCTACAATCTGTAATTAATGCTCGAATTAATTGTAACAATAGCTCTAATTGACTCTTAACGTCTCCAAACGTCCCCAaagtaacaacccattttcagtaaaatcggaatagtggtttcaggaccacaaatccgagttcgTAAgggaaattaatttaatattattgcatggtctgcattatgataggaatattgtataaaaattttgtttagataattttaccgattacatgtctaatttgataaaaggaccaaattgcatgaaatgcaaaagttgagttctagtagctataagtatcaaatagccaTGGAGTCAGAATTGGAGGCCCTTATatagcaaatagaccattaagaggagttagtagataagtatgcttaatcatccatggaaaattaaataaagaaaataactaaattggaaagtaaaaataataataaatgataaatgattaaataaaggAGGATCAAatatttttacatggaaaccctaatcaGAAGAGCTTGAAGGTAGCAAGCTTATTTGGctcaattaggtgagtattcaagtcccatttttagtaatttttatgattCCGAtgtcgtaatagcttaatctagctatctcagggattaatttgtaaagttatcaaagtactagggtttttccatggatgagtatgcatgagttatgaagtttgatggtagaaaatgaaaggttgttgatagataaacaacttttgtaaagtgacttttaatgaaattataatttagggattaaattgtaaagatgcaaaattcatggaaaaattctaaattttatgaaaaacacGGCCTGTTATTGTGACATAtgaaattcagctaggcttggaataatgattaaattgcatgaattttattttccgagcctaaggatgaaattgtaattaatcaaaaatatAGGAAAAATAGTGATTTTGCCTAAGATgcgaattggattgaattgaatatgaattttattaaattgagctaaatttacttgtatagatccggatagaccaaatacggagCTAAATCGAGGTAAATAAAAAATAGCGGATTAGTATGATACAAGTTTACGAACATTGttgaagtaagttcgtgtaactaaattgtgtatatttatatgcttgaattcaATGTTGTGTATGTAACTGTATTGTTGCtatgaatatgaaattaatattatatcCCACAATGCTTAACAAATATCAAGTCttgattaaataaatgaaattcgatggatacaagatttcccgtattggttgtggtcctacatATGTTGTGAACACACCACAGCTCCAAAGAGTGTCCCATTATTAGCCCTcttaagcttcccgttatatggttcttacgAGCTtctcgttaatagctcttcggagcatcccgatcagttgtgatcctgcatgtgttatgGACATGttgcagctcttatgagcgtcccgttatatggctcttcgtgagcttcccaaTTAAAGACTATTCGTGAGCTTCTCGATTAAAGGCTTtttgtgagcttcttgattaatggctctccagagcttcccgatatggctcgcttgaacttcccgatacaTGGCTATCTGGAGCTTCATGTTTAATGACTCTTCgaagctacccgttattggctcgcatgagcttcccaattatgactcttatgagcttcttgttatatagcctggataagcttcccgttatatggctcacatgagcttcttgttatatggctcgagagagggctTCCTGATTATGTGTTTTAATGAGCACtctcgaatatgaattgatggattatagaTTTATACACTTCTTGTGTATTACTGTGTAttcattgatattttaaatagtttaacGAACAAAGTTCTGAAATAAGTTAAGGTAAATTTTGAATGAGATATTACCTGTATACACCTAAaatcatatggaaatttgatatttgatgagctTATCCTTGATTCTTGATATtcacatgaaatacatgactaacatgttgatGAAGTTTGTGTTTAGGCTATTATCCAAATTGCTTGGATgtattttgtatgcttaccttaaatgtaaatgaatggtaagtttatttcctattatacgaacttactaagcattaaatgcttattttgttttatttcctctgttttatagtagaTCGAAAGCTCAttaaggttggaagctggtcggagacacatcacactatccatcgactcatttcagtataaatagtaaattaatttttggttacaatggcatgcataggattaaatagccaatgttggcatataaatgttttaGTTGTAATTGGCCATTGTTATGGCCTATAATGAATGTGttttgatctatatatatatatgagataatgTCATGTTTGATATGAGTGTTAAATATGGACAATTGATAgtaaatttcataagtatgtctAAATGTATTTTTGGTcaaataggtaagtttggatatatGGATTTATGAAGTAATATGTCATACTTaagacttgattttttttttgacttggtttaaaagatttttttttggcttggtttaaatgTCCTAGATTGGCTTGTGTATGTGTTAAAGTGTTTATGTAGGTGGAAAACTAATTGGGCGAGAAAAGTGGCCttgaaaatggtctattttcgtccacacgggcagagacacaggtgtgtgtctcagcggtgtgtgacacacggcctagcacataggcatgtggtttggccgtgtgtccactgtatctttaaaatttaaaatagaatgctcaggatttttcacacggcctggcacacgggtgagTGGCTTGGacgtgtgacccctacacctacacacagcctagcacacgggcgtgtgacttggctgtgtaacccaagtcagagagttacacgagtacaAACGCGGGCTAGGACACAGTTGTGTGCCccatttcaaatgcccacatggcctaagacatggacatgtctcttggtcgtgtgagccacacggcttgaccacatgggcgtgtgtatcctgtacctaagaaaaattttgatatttcgctacaaattctctgagtactcggtttagtcccgacttgtttctaatgtatgttttgggtctcgagggctcaaataagggactttatgaataatatctAACATGGatgttaaataatttgaaatgtctatttttgatttgtttattctggtaatgctccgtaaccctgttccggcggcGGATACggcttaggggtgttacacccaagGTTGTTAGAAGGCATAAATACAAGTCAATAGCTTCATATGAAGTTAAGAAACAAGCTTGTAATGTCAATTGCACAAAAAATCCAATCCTTTTAATGATGTTCTCCTTGTTCTTCATACACACACTTGAGTGAGCTTAATCATTGTAATATCTTCCTTTGAGAAGAGTCTttaattcttattattatttctcatttTCGTAAGGGATTGGTTAAGGTTTTTTGGTAGAAAGTCTTAAGGGAAGTGACTCTATCTCGCCTAGAAGGATAGCGTTTTGTaaaggttaaacattgtccttAAAAGGTTTCAAATATAGTGAATTTGGGAAATCCTTAGTTACGCTAAGTTAACGTAGTGAAGGTAGCAATCAGGGTCAAACCATTATAAACTCTTGAGTCTCCTTTGCTtgccatatttttttaaaagttttttaaataCCGATTCACCCCTTCTTAGTGATTATCAAACTTAACATTTTCCTTAACCCATACAAAAATAGATTTGTCTTATTGAATCCTTAATCAATTTGTGATTAAAAACATCAACATTTGAATGAGCTCCTTGCGAAACTCTTAGAAGTATTTCTAAAAACATCAATGATGGGGCTTTAAACTTGAAGACTTATAATTCCTTGAAAGACTTACAAGTAACaaactctaaaaataaataagagaggAATCACTCAACACCTCAAATTAAACTTACTTCACGCAAAGCGAAAATAACACTTCAACTTTATTCAACCTATAAAATATGACTAGTCAAGCTTCCTTTATATAGGTTGTTAcataataatgtttttaaaatatatatataaattcttaataaaataatataaaatgtgacaTTAACAATTTAATCTATAATCTAActctatttaataaataaacaaaaaattaaaaattcttaaaactatttaaatatttgattttacAAATCTTGTGTAATTGAAACCAGATCTTGGGACTAAGTAGAATATCCTCGTAAGTATATACAAAAAGAATCCTCTTATACCCCCGTTCAAGTGGGAGTATGACGCACTGAAATGCCCAACTTTTTTAACAATTCATGAAACCAATCATGCCAAGATTGCATATTGGTTTTGTGAGGAAATGGAGCAAGTAATAAGTTGAATGTGTTGCCAAATAAAATGATAATCTATTTCAATGTGCCACAATCTGAATGGCTATCTGATTGTCACAAAAGAAGGGAACCAAAGAAGTGCATCTTACTTTAAGATCATGTAAGAGCCTTAGGTGCCATATGATCTCACTAGCAGTAGTTGCCATGGCTCGGTATTCAGCTCCACCAAAAGAATGAGAATGTAAAGTTTGGTTCTTGCATTGCCCAGAAATGGGTGAATCACCAAGAAAAATAATATAGCAAATTGTAGATTTCAGTGTTATTGGTCATCCTGCCCAACCTAGATCACCATATGCACACAAAAATGCTGAACCATTTGAGAGAAGCAAGATTCATTGTCCTATGGAAAACTGTGTAGTTAAAACGTAGCTTTGGAGGCTGGAGCTTTGAAGGTTTTTTTGCTTGGATTATAGCTATGGATAGGAAGACCAACTGAGCAATCGAAACAGCTAATGGTTTTTGTCATTCTTAGAATTTCCTACTGTACAGATAGAGACTGATGAGACAAAGAATCAATGTAATGACTGATTTGACTGCCTTCAGTTTGAAATTGGAAGTTTTCATGTTTATACATACAGCAAAAACCAATGGAGCTTTCAGCTTTGGTTGCGCTCATAATTCTTACATTTTAAGTTTTTTAGAGACAGGGCATCTTCCGAGTCCAACCAAGACTGCCGTTATCCAGTCGGTCTTACGAGCAATCGCTTTTAATACCATATATGTTTTCACTGACATTGTATCAAAATAAATACATTCTAATGTCTTGCATGAGGGCTATCAAACTCCTTAAACTAAGGAAGAATTCTTACGCGCTTCTTTCTATTGACGTAGCTATTAGCACTTGTTTTGGAGAATCCGATGGAAGGTTACTTGTATGACCTTGTGGAGAACATGGAACAGGCTCAGGAAGCATTTGTATGTCACCAACATGTTCTGCATTACCAACCGTCTTTCGCGTAGTTAAGCATTTGTGGAGAAGGAAAACAAACACAACCAAGGGAGCTAAGATGAGTCTGACGAGCAATGCCATATCTGCAAAGCCAGAATATTGAACAGAATTTTAGACCATATGCCAAAACAATTGAGATTTCAGCAAGGAACGAGTGGAATTTATACCAATCAGAGAGCGTGAAACAAGATATGCAATGAAAGCCGGTAGTAGGGTTTTGTAATCTGCAAAAAGTACTTAAGGCAATATTAGGATCCGAAAGATAAATAAGCCAATTGAGAGATAGGCATACAATTACAATTACAAACCTTCTTCAAAAACCGTTTCGCACTGAAAGATTCTTGGATCGTTGTTAGACTTGTAGACACAGAAAAGACCAGATGTATGGCAATTCCTACACTCAACTGACCATCTAAGATCAAACCCTGTTGCAAGCAACTTCAAGGTGGTTTCATTGTAAGGGTAATTCAACTCGTTTTCCCAGCTTGTAGGAATCCTTGAAATGACCTTGCAACTCCTTGGAATCTCATAACCAAACAAGTTCCTGTTACTGAAATTGACATAAACATGAGAAGTATCTCCACTCAAACAAGGTACTTTGCTATCTCTCAGCTCAGGAATTGTGTTGGAACAGTTCACAAAATTGGCTTGCCAGAACGTAATTAATGAAGGGAATCGACCATCTTCGGTGGCTTCACTCATTGAAAGAGACTTGTAAGGAAGACCGCAGGTTCCATGGGCTAAGTTAACATCAACAACACGGACGGTACGCTTATCGTAAGAGATTCCTTTAACGTAGTACTTTCCTCCTCGAAAATTCAGGATGGCGGTGTTGTTCTGGCAAGATAGTTGAAATCAACATCACCACAACCAGCGGGATCTCCCTGGAGACGAAAAGGGGAGCTGATATTTGTCAAATCTCCGCATGAAGAAGAGCATTGTTGCAGATTTCTTGAGTGGAAACCTGGAATAAAGAAGAGGAAGATGAATAGAGGAAACAGAGGTCTTGAACTTGTGAAAGCTGCTGAAGCTTCTATTCTCATATCTTGTTCTAGTACGAGAGAATTGTGTGGATAAGATAAGACGAATTGAGCTtgtattttaaagataaaatggtaATGGACGAAAGCCTATGATTATATAGGTCATAACTCAATAAGCCGCGTGCTGAAAAATTCAACGTAGAAGGGGCCAAGGCAAGGGGGAGACGCCTCGTCCGTTTCATAAAAAGTGAGTCCAGGAAGGTACGTGGGAGTGGAGTAGTGGGAGTTCCAAAGTTGATTatactatttattatttaagcCACTTGTACTGCCATGGGCAAACCCAGCTTTCTCGGTAGTCATTCTCTTTTGTATTTGTAAAGACCAAAATATGGTCAGAGTTTTTGGCTACTAATAAATTTTTGGTCGAATTTGACTTCTAAGAGTTACTTTAGTGGGTAAGGAAATATTAGTGATACGTTTGCATCATGCTTGTTGGCACCGATATATCCCCGACTACATGTTAAATTGATATATACTGGTTGGAAAATTTTAGGGAAAGTTCACATTAGGCTTCTCATAAGTTACTTTGTAATTACAAGTGGGTTATGTTTATTTCTAGTTCAAATCAACttaattatgaattgagttatttGTTTAAGTTTAAAGGTGTATTCGAAAAGTGAgagaatttggataaaaatatagatCATTTTTCTAAATGAGCCAAGCCTCGCCTCGATAGATTTTTTGCTAGGGTCTAGCTTGGCCCGAATGAATTGTTTTActgttgttttgatgtcattttgctattaaattattattattttgttattattatttagatacTATATagctcttgttttattgttaattttgcttctattttagaaacatttgcttgctaagttataattatcttagttttatttaagtataaagacttttttaatttattttcaatttattgagaaacatttattttaattttttagtgtatttgaggtattatatttttaaattaacttcttatataaaaaaatctaaaaaaataatgtGAGTAGGCTGGTTCAAGCCcgaatttagtatttttaatctGAGCTAAGCTTGGGGCAGAATTTTATGCCCATTTTAGGATCGAGCTGAGTCTGGACTTGGAAAACAGGCCTAAAACTTTACACTGACTCAGTCCAACTCATGGTCAAATTTACCCCTAGGCCAACTAAAATAAAACAATCCCTTCatttaattttcacatattttaatctttggatttacattatttatcaaattagtttaaaacaataacaaattcTATTAAGTTCATTGATATTACATCATATGGTTATATATCATTAGCAATaaattgcttttttttaaaatataaaaaataatccacTCTAAGTTATTAAAATGTTTATGTAATCAAAATAATGCTTTACCCAATCAaagttaaatgaaattaaaaagaaaaataataaattaaactgCAAAGGGAAAATTACACCAGCAATcactaaattttgattaaaatgatatTTCAGTTATTAAATTTACGAAAAGTGATAAATTGGTCACTAACGTTTatgaaaaataacaaatcagtcaTCCGAGCCCATTTTCTATAACAGACCTATCGGATAGCTGACATGGCTTGTTAAGGTGTCATATTCGACATGACCGAACGTCCGTTTAATGGATAATCAATTTCCACCGTGTGATCTAAAAAAAGATAACTTAATGTACtaaaaaaaacacaattaaaacatgagaagaaACTCAAGAGAGGAAAACAAGTTGGATTATGCTTATATTTGGAAACAACTTGACCCTCTTAGCATATACTACAAGTCATATAGGATGATATTGTTTTTTGTAAACAGTTTGACcttaattaataaatgaattacAGTGTTTTATGCTTATATTTCATCTTTATAAAGTATCTTTGCTATTTTTAATCCATCCCACAAAGTAAAATTAAAGATTCCATAAATTAAACTTTCTAACATCTATTACATAAAACAAATTATAGATAACATACTTTTAACTCATATCATAATTAAACCCTTCTTACATTTAACATTGCCTCCACCAATGTCCCTCATACcattgattaaaaaaaaaccataagttGGTTTTTCATTTCAACAACCACCACAAAATTACAAATAACAGTACCATCAACTATATTTTTCTCTCCCTCTTTCTTGGATCCTCCATTGTCCTTACTTCTTTCAAAGCACCCAACAGCACTATTCGTGAATGGGGTTGTCATTGGACACAACAACATCAATGGTGGATCAAATCAGGTGAAAATATAATATGCATTTTGAAAGCTAATCCCATACTTCTTAGACTAAAAAACCACCTAACTGGATTATCATTGAACCAAAAAATCCTTAAATTAGCTGAGTTCCAAAGTAGCACAACGAAATCACAATgggtgtaacgccccgtacccgagaccgtttccggattcgaacacaaggtgttaacggacttaattcattacttaaacagctcatacaattcattttaaaatttccagtcaagctagcaatctgcgtcacagtcgcttaaaaattcatatctcgagttctgaaatgcaaaatccaattccgtaaatttttcctaaaactagactcatatatctatttactaatttttttctagaattttttggttgggccaattagtacagttttttagttaaagtctcccctatttcagggttcgactactctgacctctatgtgttacgaatcagatatcttcctgtacatagcttcaatgactatgccgtttgtctctaataaaactagactaataaggaatctgtacatataaagcatgacttctaattatctttgtaaaatttatggtgaatttccaaattcagaacaggggatccagaaattgctctggccctgtttcacaaaaatttaaacatctcataaaatatagctcatatacctgtttctcttcttccatatgaaaatagactcatcaagcttcgattccataacttattcattatttaattccatttatactatttttagtgatttttcaaattcacgtcactactgctgtctgaatctattttatggtaaattttacctatttcatggtttccatggattagctagcaatttgacatacataacaccaaatatgatcatgattagccattccaatggctaatcattaccaagcatttccataccactcaataaccatatcataagaccatatatacaaaattattataatgctatacatgccatactcaaaatatacaagccattatgccaagatggtatacagatagtgtgagcgagcctccgaccattcccgatttctgagctggcttgtcaaaactacaaggaatgaaaaggagggagtaagcataaatgattaataagttcacatgcaaatagcaagtaacataaccatataagcaaacataaaacatcatttgcataatcatcaccaagacattcatatcacattttcatttatcatcttaccatattgttgttatatcgatttttcaacccgagggttaagtacatacctgctcaaagtacccatttcacaacacttaccaatacgtc
Protein-coding sequences here:
- the LOC107886720 gene encoding uncharacterized protein; this encodes MSEATEDGRFPSLITFWQANFVNCSNTIPELRDSKVPCLSGDTSHVYVNFSNRNLFGYEIPRSCKVISRIPTSWENELNYPYNETTLKLLATGFDLRWSVECRNCHTSGLFCVYKSNNDPRIFQCETVFEEDYKTLLPAFIAYLVSRSLIDMALLVRLILAPLVVFVFLLHKCLTTRKTVGNAEHVGDIQMLPEPVPCSPQGHTSNLPSDSPKQVLIATSIERSA